The proteins below are encoded in one region of Malaclemys terrapin pileata isolate rMalTer1 chromosome 8, rMalTer1.hap1, whole genome shotgun sequence:
- the BCAR3 gene encoding breast cancer anti-estrogen resistance protein 3 isoform X3, whose amino-acid sequence MDNTPEKLKKELEEELLLSSEDLRSHAWYHGRIPRQVAESLVQRDGDFLIRDSLSSPGNFVLTCQWKNISQHFKINRTVLRLNEAYCRIQYQFELESFDSIPGLVRCYVGNRRPVSKQSGAIIFQPINRTVPLRCLEEKYGVSPVRQKECNITEGKTETAKRLSLSIYGVQSPEHSLTRGNLLRNKEKSGSQPASLDHVQEKRFPLKAHQSESYLPIGSRHPSQLPEVDTSPCSNSPAFRTGSEPTLSPTVVRRVASESPVGEALRGSDSQLCPKPPPKPNKVPLLRQPQSPLAWHSSEAHYCELNPATSIDCGATQQSLSQKSSYVEHLIAKENGLLSFRNSETSYLIHEDDALQSSMDPLAAWTEMAEEGSMFVAPVLETVSSFKPNDFESKLLPPENKPLETPMLKRVKELFTNSNPKVIARHMLRMDCKVARILEVSEEMRRRMGVRSGLELITLPYGHQLRLDIIERHNTMAIGIAVDILGCTGNLEERAATLNRIIQVAVELKDCLGDLYAFSAVMKALEMPQIARLEQTWITLRHHYTQTAITYEKQLKPFSKALHEGRETICAPQNNITVPLLMPSVTLMERQVVIFDGMDLWENTDQSCEIMLKHLATARFIAQNADMYRMTAERILEGFQPDDEMSEIFKTEFQMRLLWGSKGAQVNQRERYEKFNQILTALSRKLEPPPVKQVEQ is encoded by the exons ATGGACAACACCCCGGAAAAGCTGAAGAAAGAGTTAGAGGAAGAGCTGCTGTTGAGCAGTGAAGACTTACGTAGCCATGCTTGGTACCATGGACGCATTCCTCGGCAG GTGGCAGAAAGCTTAGTTCAGAGAGATGGAGATTTCCTGATTAGGGATTCTCTCTCCAGTCCTGGAAACTTTGTTCTTACCTGTCAGTGGAAAAACATCTCTCAACATTTCAAAATCAACAGAACAGTCCTCAGACTCAATGAAGCCTACTGCCGCATTCAGTATCAGTTCGAACTTGAAAGTTTCGACAGCATCCCTGGGTTAGTGAGATGTTATGTGGGGAATCGCAGGCCAGTATCAAAGCAGAGTGGAGCAATTATTTTTCAGCCTATCAACAGGACTGTGCCACTGAGGTGTCTAGAGGAAAAGTACGGAGTATCTCCAGTTCGACAAAAAGAATGCAATATCACTGAAGGAAAAACAGAGACTGCAAAAAGGCTGAGCCTCAGTATATACGGCGTGCAGTCCCCGGAGCACAGCTTAACCAGAGGAAATCTTTTAAG aaacaaagaaaaaagtggTAGCCAGCCAGCTAGTTTGGATCACGTCCAGGAGAAAAGATTCCCCCTAAAGGCTCACCAGTCAGAAAGCTACCTGCCAATAG GTTCGAGGCATCCATCTCAGCTACCTGAAGTAGATACAAGCCCATGTTCAAATTCCCCTGCATTTAGAACAGGCAGTGAACCTACTCTAAGCCCCACAGTAGTTCGGAGGGTCGCTTCCGAGTCACCAGTAGGAGAAGCTCTTAGAGGATCAGACAGCCAGCTCTGTCCCAAGCCTCCACCTAAACCCAACAAAGTGCCCTTGCTGAGGCAACCTCAGTCTCCTTTAGCTTGGCACAGTTCAGAGGCACACTACTGTGAATTAAACCCTGCCACCTCCATAGACTGTGGAGCAACACAGCAATCTCTGTCTCAGAAGAGCAGCTACGTGGAGCATCTGATAGCTAAAGAGAATGGATTGCTCTCATTCAGGAACTCTGAAACAAGTTATCTGATCCATGAAGATGATGCCTTACAGAGCTCAATGGATCCATTAGCAGCTTGGACTGAGATGGCTGAAGAGGGCAGCATGTTTGTAGCACCTGTTCTTGAGACAGTATCCAGTTTTAAACCAAATGATTTTGAATCCAAACTTCTTCCTCCTGAAAACAAGCCACTTGAAACACCAATGTTAAAAAGAGTTAAGGAGCTATTCACCAACAGTAATCCAAAGGTTATTGCCCGTCATATGCTTAGAATGGACTgcaag GTTGCTAGGATACTAGAGGTCTCTGAagagatgaggaggaggatgggagtgaGATCAGGTCTGGAGCTCATTACATTGCCCTATGGACACCAACTGCGCTTGGACATAATTGAAAG ACACAACACCATGGCAATCGGAATAGCTGTGGATATTTTGGGCTGCACAGGAAACTTAGAAGAGAGGGCTGCGACGTTAAACAGGATCATCCAGGTAGCAGTGGAACTGAAGGACTGCCTGGGGGATTTGTACGCATTCTCCGCTGTCATGAAAGCACTTGAAATGCCACAG ATCGCAAGGTTAGAACAAACATGGATCACTTTACGGCACCACTACACCCAAACTGCCATTACCTATGAAAAGCAGTTGAAGCCATTCAGCAAAGCTCTGCATGAAGGAAGAG AGACCATCTGTGCTCCACAAAACAATATAACTGTGCCCCTGCTGATGCCCTCGGTTACCTTGATGGAGCGACAGGTTGTCATTTTTGATGGGATGGACCTGTGGGAAAACACTGACCAAAGCTGTGAAATAATGCTCAAGCATTTAGCCACAGCCCGTTTTATAGCACAAAATGCTGACATGTACAGAATGACTGCGGAAAGGATACTGGAAG GTTTTCAGCCAGATGATGAGATGAGTGAGATCTTCAAGACAGAATTTCAAATGAGATTGTTATGGGGCAGCAAAGGAGCACAAGTTAATCAGAGGGAGAGATACGAGAAATTCAACCAGATTTTAACTGCACTCTCCCGAAAATTAGAACCTCCTCCAGTGAAACAGGTAGAGCAATGA
- the BCAR3 gene encoding breast cancer anti-estrogen resistance protein 3 isoform X2, which produces MPKDCNVFQTLIAALCCFYHRKSIIGVKFSRERQVMDNTPEKLKKELEEELLLSSEDLRSHAWYHGRIPRQVAESLVQRDGDFLIRDSLSSPGNFVLTCQWKNISQHFKINRTVLRLNEAYCRIQYQFELESFDSIPGLVRCYVGNRRPVSKQSGAIIFQPINRTVPLRCLEEKYGVSPVRQKECNITEGKTETAKRLSLSIYGVQSPEHSLTRGNLLRNKEKSGSQPASLDHVQEKRFPLKAHQSESYLPIGSRHPSQLPEVDTSPCSNSPAFRTGSEPTLSPTVVRRVASESPVGEALRGSDSQLCPKPPPKPNKVPLLRQPQSPLAWHSSEAHYCELNPATSIDCGATQQSLSQKSSYVEHLIAKENGLLSFRNSETSYLIHEDDALQSSMDPLAAWTEMAEEGSMFVAPVLETVSSFKPNDFESKLLPPENKPLETPMLKRVKELFTNSNPKVIARHMLRMDCKVARILEVSEEMRRRMGVRSGLELITLPYGHQLRLDIIERHNTMAIGIAVDILGCTGNLEERAATLNRIIQVAVELKDCLGDLYAFSAVMKALEMPQIARLEQTWITLRHHYTQTAITYEKQLKPFSKALHEGRETICAPQNNITVPLLMPSVTLMERQVVIFDGMDLWENTDQSCEIMLKHLATARFIAQNADMYRMTAERILEGFQPDDEMSEIFKTEFQMRLLWGSKGAQVNQRERYEKFNQILTALSRKLEPPPVKQVEQ; this is translated from the exons ATGCCTAAGGATTGTAATGTTTTTCAAACTCTCATAGCAGCTCTTTGCTGTTTTTATCACCGTAAATCCATTATTGGAGTTAAG TTTTCTAGGGAGAGGCAGGTTATGGACAACACCCCGGAAAAGCTGAAGAAAGAGTTAGAGGAAGAGCTGCTGTTGAGCAGTGAAGACTTACGTAGCCATGCTTGGTACCATGGACGCATTCCTCGGCAG GTGGCAGAAAGCTTAGTTCAGAGAGATGGAGATTTCCTGATTAGGGATTCTCTCTCCAGTCCTGGAAACTTTGTTCTTACCTGTCAGTGGAAAAACATCTCTCAACATTTCAAAATCAACAGAACAGTCCTCAGACTCAATGAAGCCTACTGCCGCATTCAGTATCAGTTCGAACTTGAAAGTTTCGACAGCATCCCTGGGTTAGTGAGATGTTATGTGGGGAATCGCAGGCCAGTATCAAAGCAGAGTGGAGCAATTATTTTTCAGCCTATCAACAGGACTGTGCCACTGAGGTGTCTAGAGGAAAAGTACGGAGTATCTCCAGTTCGACAAAAAGAATGCAATATCACTGAAGGAAAAACAGAGACTGCAAAAAGGCTGAGCCTCAGTATATACGGCGTGCAGTCCCCGGAGCACAGCTTAACCAGAGGAAATCTTTTAAG aaacaaagaaaaaagtggTAGCCAGCCAGCTAGTTTGGATCACGTCCAGGAGAAAAGATTCCCCCTAAAGGCTCACCAGTCAGAAAGCTACCTGCCAATAG GTTCGAGGCATCCATCTCAGCTACCTGAAGTAGATACAAGCCCATGTTCAAATTCCCCTGCATTTAGAACAGGCAGTGAACCTACTCTAAGCCCCACAGTAGTTCGGAGGGTCGCTTCCGAGTCACCAGTAGGAGAAGCTCTTAGAGGATCAGACAGCCAGCTCTGTCCCAAGCCTCCACCTAAACCCAACAAAGTGCCCTTGCTGAGGCAACCTCAGTCTCCTTTAGCTTGGCACAGTTCAGAGGCACACTACTGTGAATTAAACCCTGCCACCTCCATAGACTGTGGAGCAACACAGCAATCTCTGTCTCAGAAGAGCAGCTACGTGGAGCATCTGATAGCTAAAGAGAATGGATTGCTCTCATTCAGGAACTCTGAAACAAGTTATCTGATCCATGAAGATGATGCCTTACAGAGCTCAATGGATCCATTAGCAGCTTGGACTGAGATGGCTGAAGAGGGCAGCATGTTTGTAGCACCTGTTCTTGAGACAGTATCCAGTTTTAAACCAAATGATTTTGAATCCAAACTTCTTCCTCCTGAAAACAAGCCACTTGAAACACCAATGTTAAAAAGAGTTAAGGAGCTATTCACCAACAGTAATCCAAAGGTTATTGCCCGTCATATGCTTAGAATGGACTgcaag GTTGCTAGGATACTAGAGGTCTCTGAagagatgaggaggaggatgggagtgaGATCAGGTCTGGAGCTCATTACATTGCCCTATGGACACCAACTGCGCTTGGACATAATTGAAAG ACACAACACCATGGCAATCGGAATAGCTGTGGATATTTTGGGCTGCACAGGAAACTTAGAAGAGAGGGCTGCGACGTTAAACAGGATCATCCAGGTAGCAGTGGAACTGAAGGACTGCCTGGGGGATTTGTACGCATTCTCCGCTGTCATGAAAGCACTTGAAATGCCACAG ATCGCAAGGTTAGAACAAACATGGATCACTTTACGGCACCACTACACCCAAACTGCCATTACCTATGAAAAGCAGTTGAAGCCATTCAGCAAAGCTCTGCATGAAGGAAGAG AGACCATCTGTGCTCCACAAAACAATATAACTGTGCCCCTGCTGATGCCCTCGGTTACCTTGATGGAGCGACAGGTTGTCATTTTTGATGGGATGGACCTGTGGGAAAACACTGACCAAAGCTGTGAAATAATGCTCAAGCATTTAGCCACAGCCCGTTTTATAGCACAAAATGCTGACATGTACAGAATGACTGCGGAAAGGATACTGGAAG GTTTTCAGCCAGATGATGAGATGAGTGAGATCTTCAAGACAGAATTTCAAATGAGATTGTTATGGGGCAGCAAAGGAGCACAAGTTAATCAGAGGGAGAGATACGAGAAATTCAACCAGATTTTAACTGCACTCTCCCGAAAATTAGAACCTCCTCCAGTGAAACAGGTAGAGCAATGA